A region from the Streptosporangium sp. NBC_01756 genome encodes:
- a CDS encoding DUF6113 family protein: MVVTEQVPVVERPSPAAVTAAAYAVLLLFGLLAGVLGGFQHAWYLGSVPISAIGWVVLLAAAYYGAGRAMGSRLPALVPGLGWLAITMIWLGGRAEGDVVVANDLSGYVYLYGGLVAILVGVLLSPSNGGAWLLAQRSYDSRPARPDPSA; this comes from the coding sequence ATGGTTGTGACAGAGCAGGTCCCAGTGGTGGAGAGGCCCTCGCCGGCGGCGGTCACCGCTGCGGCGTACGCCGTGCTTCTCCTGTTCGGCCTCTTGGCAGGGGTGCTCGGCGGTTTCCAGCACGCGTGGTATCTCGGGTCCGTCCCGATCTCGGCCATCGGCTGGGTGGTCCTGCTGGCCGCGGCCTACTACGGCGCCGGGCGGGCGATGGGGAGCAGACTGCCCGCCCTGGTCCCCGGGCTGGGCTGGCTGGCGATCACGATGATCTGGCTGGGCGGCCGCGCGGAGGGTGACGTGGTCGTCGCCAACGACCTGTCGGGCTACGTCTACCTCTACGGCGGTCTGGTCGCCATCCTGGTGGGCGTCCTGCTCTCCCCGTCCAACGGCGGGGCATGGCTGCTCGCCCAGCGCTCGTACGACTCCCGCCCGGCCCGGCCGGATCCGTCTGCTTGA
- the mshB gene encoding N-acetyl-1-D-myo-inositol-2-amino-2-deoxy-alpha-D-glucopyranoside deacetylase, translating into MTDRRLLLVHAHPDDETIGSGATMAKYAAEGAHVTLVTCTLGEEGEVIPPELAHLAADRDDALGGHRIGELAAACAALGVTDHRFLGGPGRWRDSGMMGVASNHRDNAFWQADLDEAAGELVKVIREVRPQVLVTYDENGFYGHPDHIQAHRVARRAFELAADPAFGAGEPWRIAKFYLTATARSTMRRTAEAIREAGVRFLTEDVEDVPFGCADEDITTEIDGRAHVGRKLDAMRAHATQISVDPPWFALSNNVGQEALAVEHFILDSGVPGPAEPGAPAEAGGLGEPYKREADLFAGIH; encoded by the coding sequence ATGACTGACCGGCGCCTCCTGCTCGTGCACGCCCACCCCGACGACGAGACGATCGGCAGCGGGGCGACCATGGCGAAATACGCCGCGGAGGGCGCCCACGTCACGCTGGTGACCTGCACACTCGGCGAGGAGGGCGAGGTCATCCCGCCCGAGCTGGCCCATCTGGCCGCCGACCGCGACGACGCGCTGGGCGGCCACCGCATCGGCGAGCTCGCCGCGGCCTGCGCGGCTCTCGGCGTCACCGACCACCGCTTCCTCGGCGGTCCGGGCCGCTGGCGCGACTCCGGCATGATGGGCGTCGCCTCCAACCACCGGGACAACGCCTTCTGGCAGGCCGACCTGGACGAGGCCGCCGGAGAGCTGGTCAAGGTGATCCGCGAGGTGCGGCCCCAGGTCCTCGTCACCTACGACGAGAACGGTTTCTACGGCCACCCCGACCACATCCAGGCACACCGCGTCGCCCGGCGGGCCTTCGAGCTGGCCGCCGACCCGGCGTTCGGTGCGGGGGAGCCGTGGCGGATCGCCAAGTTCTACCTCACCGCGACGGCCAGGTCCACGATGCGCCGGACGGCCGAGGCGATCCGCGAGGCCGGCGTGCGGTTCCTCACCGAGGACGTCGAGGACGTGCCGTTCGGCTGCGCCGACGAGGACATCACCACCGAAATAGACGGCCGCGCCCACGTCGGCCGGAAACTCGACGCGATGCGGGCGCACGCCACCCAGATCAGCGTGGACCCGCCCTGGTTCGCCCTGTCCAACAACGTCGGCCAGGAGGCGCTCGCCGTGGAGCACTTCATCCTTGACTCCGGCGTGCCCGGACCCGCCGAGCCCGGGGCGCCGGCCGAGGCCGGGGGGCTCGGCGAGCCGTACAAGCGCGAAGCCGACCTCTTCGCCGGCATCCACTAA
- a CDS encoding S9 family peptidase yields MSESFPRLHARTRRFTLGAPRGFTISPDGGRVVFLRTKGGSDPVTCLWEYDVAGGRERLIADPRALAVDEDDLPPEERARRERSREQAGGIVGYSTDAAVTTAAFALSGGLYVADLKTRSVRKLKTAGPVIDPRVSPTGEHVGYVTGGALHVQDLEDEVDHVLARPESPEVTYGLAEFIAAEEMDRMRGYWWSPSGDAVLAERADVSPVGRWHIADPANPSRPAVEQRYPAAGTANAGVELFVLTLDGSRVPVPFEDEYLVTAAWDAHALTIATMARDQRTMRLLRIDPATGESTLVREDTDPAWVDIVTGVPGHLSDGTLVWAASADGGHRLIIGDEPVTPATLQVREILDIDGDAVLFRASGEPTEIALWAYKDGRITLVSPAESGVYSGHTAGGTLVLTGQTLGHEGSVTRVIHHGKARGHIASHAERHGLDLRVSLIRAGERGLSTAVLFPSGHVPGSARLPVLMDPYGGPHAQRVLAASGAYLTSQWFADQGFAVIVADGRGTPGRGPEFERAVLHDLATPPLEDQVDALQGAAAQYPDDLDLSRVGIRGWSFGGFLAALAVLRRPDVFHAAIAGAPVTDWRLYDTCYTERYLGHPDEGHYESSSLFADAEKLDRPLLLIHGLADDNVVAAHTLRLSSALLAAGRPHNVLPLSGVTHMTPQEVVAENLLLLQVDFLRRSLA; encoded by the coding sequence ATGAGTGAGAGTTTCCCTCGCCTGCATGCCAGGACCCGCCGCTTCACCCTCGGGGCGCCGCGCGGCTTCACCATCTCCCCGGACGGGGGGCGTGTCGTCTTCCTGCGGACGAAGGGCGGTTCCGACCCCGTCACCTGCCTGTGGGAGTACGACGTCGCCGGCGGCCGGGAGCGGCTGATCGCCGACCCGCGCGCCCTGGCCGTGGACGAGGACGACCTGCCACCCGAGGAGCGGGCGCGCCGCGAGCGCAGCCGGGAGCAGGCGGGCGGCATCGTCGGCTACAGCACCGACGCGGCGGTGACCACGGCGGCCTTCGCGCTCTCCGGCGGCCTCTACGTCGCCGACCTGAAGACCAGGAGCGTGCGAAAGCTCAAGACGGCCGGTCCGGTGATCGACCCGAGGGTCTCCCCGACCGGTGAGCACGTCGGCTACGTGACCGGCGGCGCCCTCCACGTCCAGGACCTTGAGGACGAGGTCGACCACGTGCTGGCCCGCCCCGAGTCGCCCGAGGTCACCTACGGCCTGGCCGAGTTCATCGCCGCCGAGGAGATGGACCGCATGCGGGGCTACTGGTGGTCCCCGTCCGGAGACGCGGTGCTGGCCGAGCGGGCCGACGTGTCGCCGGTCGGCAGATGGCACATCGCCGACCCGGCCAACCCCTCCCGGCCCGCCGTCGAGCAGCGCTACCCCGCCGCGGGTACGGCGAACGCCGGGGTCGAGCTCTTCGTCCTGACCCTGGACGGCTCCCGCGTCCCGGTCCCCTTCGAGGACGAATACCTGGTCACCGCGGCCTGGGACGCCCATGCCCTGACGATCGCCACCATGGCGCGCGACCAGCGGACCATGCGCCTGCTGCGGATCGACCCCGCCACGGGCGAGTCCACGCTCGTCCGCGAGGACACCGACCCCGCCTGGGTGGACATCGTCACCGGAGTGCCCGGTCACCTGTCCGACGGCACCCTGGTCTGGGCCGCGAGCGCCGACGGAGGGCACCGCCTGATCATCGGCGACGAGCCCGTCACGCCGGCCACGCTCCAGGTCCGCGAGATCCTCGACATCGACGGCGACGCGGTGCTCTTCCGGGCCAGCGGCGAGCCCACCGAGATCGCCCTGTGGGCCTACAAGGACGGCCGGATCACCTTGGTCAGCCCGGCCGAGAGCGGCGTCTACAGCGGCCACACGGCCGGCGGCACGCTGGTGCTCACCGGCCAGACCCTCGGTCACGAGGGATCGGTGACCCGCGTGATCCACCACGGCAAGGCGCGCGGCCACATCGCCTCCCACGCCGAGCGGCACGGCCTGGACCTGCGGGTCTCACTGATCCGCGCGGGCGAGCGCGGCCTGTCCACCGCCGTGCTGTTCCCGTCGGGCCACGTGCCCGGCTCGGCCAGGCTGCCGGTCCTCATGGACCCCTACGGCGGGCCGCACGCCCAGCGCGTACTGGCCGCCTCCGGCGCGTACCTGACCAGCCAGTGGTTCGCCGACCAGGGCTTCGCGGTGATCGTGGCCGACGGCCGCGGCACTCCGGGCCGCGGGCCGGAGTTCGAGCGGGCCGTCCTGCACGACCTGGCCACCCCGCCCCTGGAGGACCAGGTGGACGCCCTGCAGGGTGCCGCCGCGCAGTACCCCGACGACCTCGACCTCTCGCGGGTCGGCATCCGCGGCTGGTCCTTCGGCGGTTTCCTGGCCGCCCTGGCGGTGCTCCGCCGCCCGGACGTCTTCCACGCGGCCATCGCCGGGGCCCCGGTGACCGACTGGCGTCTCTACGACACCTGCTACACCGAACGCTATCTCGGCCATCCCGACGAGGGCCACTACGAGTCGTCGTCCCTGTTCGCCGACGCCGAGAAGCTGGACCGCCCCCTGCTGCTGATCCACGGCCTGGCCGACGACAACGTGGTGGCCGCCCACACCCTCCGGCTGTCCTCGGCCCTGCTGGCCGCGGGCCGACCGCACAACGTCCTGCCGCTGTCCGGCGTCACCCACATGACCCCTCAGGAGGTCGTGGCCGAGAACCTGCTCCTGCTCCAGGTCGACTTCCTGCGGAGGTCCCTCGCCTGA
- a CDS encoding ABC transporter ATP-binding protein: MSRQILPVADEAQVRAYARRLTLKYPRDLTVALGLHGLAAVAGLAVPWLLGRLVQGVQDGTGVAVTAVALGIGGFLAAQAVLIRFAVYASSTLGEKVLAELREEFVTRVLDLPLSTVERAGSGDLITRTSRDVDSLSRTVRRAVPETMIALVTCVITVGALLLVGPLLVLPSLLAVPILWISTRWYLNRARDGYLRESAAYADMTDGLAETVSGARAVEALGLQDRRHRRTDTDIARSWAAERYTLGLRTVWFPAVELGYVIPIVATLVLGGAFYIEDWVTLAQVTAATLYVQQLIDPLDRLLMWVDELQVGGASMARLLGVAAVPDDRKAGSGLPEGDELRAADVRYAYREGHDVLHGIDLVVKPGERLAMVGPSGAGKSTLGRLLAGIHGPRTGAVTVGGTPLVELPLDDLRGHVALVTQEHHVFRGSLRDNVLIARPEADDAQVRAALSAVDAGGWVEALPAGLDTQVGSGGEPVSPAQAQQLALARLVLADPHTLVLDEATSLIDPRAARNLERSLAAVLDGRTVIAIAHRLYTAHDADRVAVVEDGRISELGSHDDLVAAEGSYAALWSSWHGTAN, encoded by the coding sequence GTGAGCAGGCAGATCCTTCCTGTCGCCGACGAGGCGCAGGTCCGGGCGTACGCCCGCAGACTCACGCTGAAGTACCCCCGGGACCTGACCGTCGCGCTCGGCCTGCACGGCCTCGCCGCCGTGGCGGGCCTGGCGGTGCCCTGGCTGCTGGGCCGGCTGGTTCAGGGGGTCCAGGACGGCACCGGGGTCGCCGTCACGGCGGTGGCGCTGGGCATCGGCGGCTTCCTGGCCGCGCAGGCGGTGCTGATCAGGTTCGCCGTCTACGCCTCCTCCACCCTCGGTGAGAAGGTCCTCGCCGAGTTGCGGGAGGAGTTCGTCACCCGGGTGCTCGACCTGCCGCTGTCCACGGTGGAGCGCGCCGGTTCGGGAGACCTGATCACCAGGACCTCGCGTGACGTGGACTCGCTGTCACGCACCGTACGGCGGGCCGTGCCCGAGACGATGATCGCGCTGGTCACCTGCGTGATCACCGTCGGCGCGCTGCTGCTCGTGGGGCCGCTGCTCGTGCTGCCGTCGCTGCTGGCCGTACCGATTCTGTGGATATCCACCCGGTGGTATCTCAACCGGGCCCGTGACGGCTACCTGCGCGAGAGCGCCGCTTACGCGGACATGACCGACGGCCTGGCCGAGACGGTCTCCGGCGCCCGCGCCGTGGAGGCGCTGGGCCTGCAGGACCGGCGGCACCGCCGTACCGACACCGACATCGCCCGGTCGTGGGCGGCCGAGCGCTACACCCTCGGGCTGCGCACGGTCTGGTTCCCGGCGGTCGAGCTCGGCTACGTGATCCCGATCGTGGCCACGCTGGTCCTCGGCGGCGCCTTCTACATCGAGGACTGGGTCACGCTGGCCCAGGTGACCGCGGCCACGCTGTACGTCCAGCAGCTCATCGACCCGCTCGACCGGCTGCTCATGTGGGTCGACGAGCTCCAGGTCGGCGGGGCCTCCATGGCCCGGCTGCTCGGCGTCGCCGCGGTGCCCGACGACCGCAAGGCCGGTTCGGGGCTCCCCGAGGGGGACGAGCTGCGGGCCGCCGACGTCCGCTACGCCTACCGCGAGGGCCACGACGTGCTGCACGGCATCGACCTGGTGGTCAAGCCGGGGGAACGGCTGGCCATGGTCGGCCCGTCCGGCGCGGGCAAGTCCACGCTGGGCCGCCTGCTCGCGGGCATCCACGGCCCGCGCACCGGCGCGGTCACGGTCGGCGGCACCCCGCTCGTCGAGCTCCCGCTGGACGACCTGCGCGGCCACGTCGCCCTGGTGACCCAGGAGCACCACGTGTTCCGGGGCAGCCTGCGCGACAACGTGCTGATCGCCCGTCCGGAGGCCGACGACGCCCAGGTCCGTGCGGCGCTCTCGGCCGTGGACGCCGGGGGGTGGGTGGAGGCCCTGCCCGCCGGCCTGGACACGCAGGTCGGGTCCGGCGGCGAGCCGGTCTCGCCCGCCCAGGCGCAGCAGCTCGCCCTCGCCCGGTTGGTCCTGGCCGATCCGCACACCCTGGTCCTGGACGAGGCCACCTCGCTCATCGACCCCCGGGCGGCGCGCAACCTGGAGCGGTCGCTGGCCGCCGTGCTCGACGGCCGCACCGTGATCGCCATCGCCCACCGCCTCTACACGGCGCACGACGCCGACCGGGTCGCGGTGGTCGAGGACGGCCGGATCAGCGAGCTCGGCTCGCACGACGACCTCGTCGCCGCCGAGGGCTCCTACGCGGCGCTGTGGAGCAGCTGGCACGGCACCGCGAACTGA
- a CDS encoding ABC transporter ATP-binding protein yields MRSLPVADPGVPDARSPVRYLCWVARMQAGALLLGITYATLWWLAMALVPAAMGKGIDAITAKDMSALATWGTVLFGLGIVQAAAGILRHRMAVYNWLSGAYRTVQVTVRHATRLGATLPKRMSTGEVVSVGNSDIAHIGNAMDILLRGSGAVVAIVAVTVILIGTSLPLGLTVLIGVPVMALAVIPLLRPLHRRQHAHRDLQGDLSTRGADIVAGLRVLRGIGGEQVFADRYAEESQRVRHAGVRVASVESMLEGAQILLPGLLIAGVTWLGATFATQGEITAGQLVAFYGYAVFLVAPMRTLTEAADKLTKGHVAARRVVRILALEPEVRGGAAHSGGGLLRDVASGVAIHPGVFTAIAAAAPEEAITIADRLGRYHDGDVDFGDVPLGTLPIAEVRRRILVADNAAQLFAGVLRDELDVSGEASAEDIAAALYVACAQDIVEALPDGLDGRVAESGREFSGGQQQRLRLVRALLSDPEVLILIEPTSAVDAHSEARIADRLAKARAGKTTLVCTTSPLVLDRADRVVYVEDGVVCAQGTHRELLATAPAYTAVVTRGEDL; encoded by the coding sequence ATGCGCTCCCTACCTGTCGCCGATCCCGGCGTTCCCGATGCCCGCAGCCCGGTCCGCTACCTGTGCTGGGTCGCCCGCATGCAGGCGGGTGCCCTGCTCCTCGGCATCACCTACGCCACCCTCTGGTGGCTCGCGATGGCGCTCGTGCCCGCGGCGATGGGCAAGGGCATCGACGCCATCACGGCCAAGGACATGTCCGCCCTGGCCACCTGGGGCACGGTGCTGTTCGGCCTGGGGATCGTGCAGGCGGCCGCCGGCATCCTCCGGCACCGGATGGCCGTCTACAACTGGCTGAGCGGCGCCTACCGGACCGTCCAGGTCACCGTCAGGCACGCCACCCGGCTGGGCGCGACCCTGCCCAAGCGCATGTCCACCGGCGAGGTGGTCAGCGTCGGCAACTCCGACATCGCCCACATCGGCAACGCGATGGACATCCTGCTCCGCGGCAGCGGCGCGGTCGTCGCCATCGTCGCGGTGACCGTCATCCTGATCGGGACCTCACTGCCGCTCGGCCTGACGGTGCTCATCGGCGTGCCGGTCATGGCCCTCGCCGTCATCCCCCTGCTCCGGCCGCTGCACCGGCGCCAGCACGCCCACCGCGACCTCCAGGGCGACCTGTCCACCCGCGGCGCCGACATCGTGGCCGGCCTGCGCGTGCTGCGCGGCATCGGCGGCGAGCAGGTCTTCGCCGACCGCTACGCCGAGGAGTCCCAGCGGGTACGGCACGCGGGCGTGCGCGTCGCCTCGGTCGAGTCGATGCTGGAGGGCGCGCAGATCCTGCTGCCCGGCCTGCTGATCGCCGGGGTGACCTGGCTGGGCGCGACCTTCGCGACCCAGGGTGAGATCACCGCCGGTCAGCTCGTCGCCTTCTACGGCTATGCGGTCTTCCTGGTCGCCCCCATGCGGACGCTCACCGAGGCGGCCGACAAGCTGACCAAGGGACACGTCGCCGCCCGCCGGGTGGTGCGGATCCTCGCCCTCGAACCGGAGGTCCGCGGCGGCGCCGCCCACTCCGGCGGTGGGCTGCTGCGCGACGTGGCCTCCGGGGTCGCGATCCACCCCGGCGTGTTCACCGCCATCGCGGCGGCCGCCCCCGAGGAGGCCATCACGATCGCCGACCGGCTCGGCCGTTACCACGACGGCGACGTGGACTTCGGCGACGTGCCGCTGGGCACCCTGCCGATCGCCGAGGTCCGCCGCCGGATCCTGGTGGCCGACAACGCCGCGCAGCTGTTCGCCGGCGTGCTCAGGGACGAGCTGGACGTCTCCGGGGAGGCCTCCGCCGAGGACATCGCCGCCGCCCTGTACGTCGCGTGCGCGCAGGACATCGTCGAGGCGCTGCCCGACGGTCTCGACGGGCGTGTCGCCGAGTCGGGCCGGGAGTTCTCCGGCGGCCAGCAGCAGCGGCTCCGGCTCGTCAGGGCGTTGCTCTCCGATCCCGAGGTGCTCATCCTCATCGAGCCGACCAGCGCGGTGGACGCCCACAGCGAGGCGCGCATCGCCGACCGGCTGGCCAAGGCCCGCGCGGGGAAGACCACGCTGGTCTGCACGACCAGCCCGCTGGTGCTCGACCGCGCCGACCGGGTGGTCTACGTCGAGGACGGCGTCGTCTGCGCCCAGGGAACGCACCGGGAGCTACTGGCCACCGCGCCGGCCTACACCGCCGTGGTCACCAGGGGGGAAGACCTGTGA
- a CDS encoding RNA polymerase subunit sigma-70: MSDTAQLASDAGSRDPAVGLRAVRALRMLVDRLEALQVENARDQGWSWQEIAHCLEVTRQAVHKKYAGGRGLLRREK; the protein is encoded by the coding sequence ATGAGCGATACGGCACAGCTGGCCTCCGACGCCGGCAGCCGCGATCCCGCCGTGGGCCTGCGGGCCGTGCGGGCGCTGCGGATGCTGGTGGATCGGCTGGAGGCCCTTCAGGTGGAGAACGCCAGGGACCAGGGCTGGTCCTGGCAGGAGATCGCGCACTGCCTGGAAGTCACCCGGCAGGCGGTGCACAAGAAGTACGCGGGCGGCCGAGGTTTGCTGAGACGGGAGAAGTGA
- a CDS encoding Clp protease N-terminal domain-containing protein, whose protein sequence is MFERFTDEARQAVKQAQQNARRLNHHFIGTEHLLLGLLDQPQTISADVLGGYGLDHERAYQAVASLVPRSPKDALDADALETIGIDLSAIREKVEAAFGPGSLDRPPQRDRRGRWAGGRHIPFSARAKKTLELSLREALALKHGYIGDGHILLGVLREGQGLGSRVIADAGVDATALRQEVVRRLGTRRTPG, encoded by the coding sequence ATGTTCGAACGGTTCACGGACGAAGCCCGGCAGGCGGTGAAGCAGGCCCAGCAGAACGCCCGCCGGCTGAACCATCACTTCATCGGCACCGAGCACCTCCTGCTGGGCCTGCTCGACCAGCCGCAGACCATCTCGGCCGACGTCCTCGGGGGGTACGGCCTGGACCATGAGCGGGCCTACCAGGCCGTGGCGAGCCTCGTCCCGCGCTCACCGAAGGACGCGCTCGACGCGGACGCGCTGGAGACGATCGGCATCGACCTCTCCGCCATCAGGGAGAAGGTCGAGGCTGCCTTCGGCCCCGGCTCCCTGGACCGGCCCCCGCAGCGGGACCGCCGGGGCCGTTGGGCCGGCGGACGGCACATCCCCTTCTCCGCCCGCGCGAAGAAGACCCTGGAGCTCTCCCTGCGGGAGGCCCTCGCCCTCAAGCACGGCTACATCGGCGACGGCCACATCCTGCTGGGAGTGCTCCGCGAGGGGCAGGGGCTGGGCTCACGCGTCATCGCCGACGCGGGCGTGGACGCAACGGCCCTCCGCCAGGAGGTCGTCCGACGGCTCGGCACCCGGCGGACGCCCGGATAG
- a CDS encoding succinate dehydrogenase/fumarate reductase iron-sulfur subunit, which produces MNLTLKVWRQKSPEDKGRMVTYRVEDVSPDMSFLEMLDVLNERLILEGDDPVAFDHDCREGICGMCGMVINGVAHGEQVATTTCQLHMRHFEDNAVITIEPWRAAPFPVVKDLVVDRSAFDRIIQAGGFVSVPAGSAPDAHSLPVKKVDADAAFDAATCIGCGACVAACPNGSASLFTAAKITHLSLLPQGQPERDSRAKAMVEQMDAEGFGGCTNTGECTAVCPKGIPLDTIAQMNRDYLKASK; this is translated from the coding sequence ATGAACCTCACTCTCAAGGTCTGGCGTCAGAAGAGCCCCGAGGACAAGGGGCGGATGGTCACCTACCGCGTCGAGGACGTGTCCCCTGACATGTCCTTCCTGGAGATGCTCGACGTGCTCAACGAGCGTCTCATCCTGGAGGGCGACGACCCGGTCGCCTTCGACCACGACTGCCGCGAGGGTATCTGCGGCATGTGCGGCATGGTCATCAACGGTGTCGCGCACGGCGAGCAGGTGGCCACCACCACCTGCCAGCTCCACATGCGGCACTTCGAGGACAACGCGGTCATCACCATCGAGCCGTGGCGCGCCGCGCCCTTCCCGGTGGTGAAGGACCTGGTCGTGGACCGCTCGGCGTTCGACCGGATCATCCAGGCGGGCGGGTTCGTCTCCGTTCCGGCCGGATCGGCCCCCGACGCGCACAGTCTCCCGGTCAAGAAGGTCGACGCCGACGCGGCGTTCGACGCGGCCACCTGCATCGGCTGCGGCGCGTGTGTCGCGGCCTGCCCGAACGGCTCGGCCTCTCTCTTCACCGCCGCCAAGATCACTCACCTCAGCCTCCTCCCGCAGGGCCAGCCCGAGCGCGACTCCCGCGCCAAGGCCATGGTCGAGCAGATGGACGCCGAGGGCTTCGGCGGCTGCACCAACACCGGCGAGTGCACCGCGGTCTGCCCCAAGGGCATCCCGCTGGACACCATCGCCCAGATGAACCGCGACTACCTCAAGGCCTCCAAGTAG